One Anaerotignum faecicola DNA window includes the following coding sequences:
- a CDS encoding mandelate racemase/muconate lactonizing enzyme family protein, producing the protein MKITAVETIQLPAHPRHIWVMVHTDEGITGIGEATDKVELTKTAVHNFCAEIILGQNPLQNEKLWAMMYDSANYTGYMGAEMRAMGAVDMALWDIKGKAAGMPVYDILGGKTQDSLRIYNTCISYGNIRDRERFMEDAGELAEDLLKNGIKAMKIWPLDALSTKYNGQYVTREDIRKGLAPFKKIRDAVGDKMEIALECHSRWNMPMAVRVAEELEQYDPMWFEDPIPVDNISCFASLRKKTKLPILASERLATKYQFRELFEKDACDIAMFDVSYCGGITECKKIAAMADAYHLPVTTHNCGSPVMTMVVAHLMISCPNTNGIETVRALYKTFDITDNGVDIRDGHIYLSDRPGFGISLKDEVLNAKDTVRTVTKEARHDQMFAVTGDPWAQSPGDDKAGVIMPE; encoded by the coding sequence ATGAAAATTACGGCTGTCGAAACGATACAATTACCGGCGCATCCGCGGCACATTTGGGTTATGGTTCATACGGACGAAGGAATTACAGGCATAGGCGAGGCCACAGACAAAGTTGAACTTACCAAAACGGCAGTACATAATTTCTGCGCCGAAATTATACTCGGGCAGAACCCTCTTCAGAACGAAAAACTTTGGGCCATGATGTATGACAGTGCAAATTATACTGGGTATATGGGAGCGGAAATGCGCGCAATGGGCGCCGTAGATATGGCTTTATGGGATATTAAAGGAAAAGCGGCGGGCATGCCTGTGTATGATATTTTGGGAGGAAAAACACAGGACAGCCTAAGGATTTACAACACATGCATAAGCTATGGAAATATACGCGACAGGGAGCGGTTTATGGAGGACGCTGGAGAGCTTGCCGAAGATTTGCTTAAAAACGGTATAAAAGCCATGAAAATTTGGCCTTTGGACGCGCTTTCAACAAAATATAACGGGCAGTATGTTACAAGGGAAGACATAAGGAAGGGCCTTGCGCCTTTTAAAAAAATACGCGACGCTGTAGGCGATAAAATGGAAATAGCTCTTGAATGTCATTCGAGATGGAATATGCCTATGGCCGTCCGCGTTGCGGAGGAGTTGGAGCAGTATGATCCGATGTGGTTTGAAGATCCCATTCCTGTTGACAATATCTCATGTTTTGCCAGCCTGCGCAAAAAAACAAAACTCCCCATACTGGCAAGCGAAAGGCTTGCAACAAAATATCAGTTCAGGGAACTGTTTGAAAAAGACGCATGTGATATTGCTATGTTTGACGTAAGCTATTGCGGAGGCATTACAGAGTGCAAAAAAATAGCGGCTATGGCTGACGCTTATCATTTGCCCGTAACTACCCATAACTGCGGCTCGCCTGTAATGACAATGGTTGTTGCGCATTTGATGATAAGCTGCCCTAACACTAACGGGATTGAAACCGTACGTGCGCTGTACAAAACGTTTGATATTACGGACAATGGGGTTGATATACGGGACGGCCATATATATCTCAGCGACAGGCCCGGTTTTGGCATAAGCCTCAAAGACGAGGTTTTAAATGCGAAAGATACTGTAAGAACAGTTACAAAAGAAGCAAGGCATGACCAAATGTTTGCCGTAACGGGAGATCCATGGGCTCAATCTCCCGGCGATGACAAAGCCGGAGTTATTATGCCCGAATAA
- the hisS gene encoding histidine--tRNA ligase, with protein MLTQAPKGTKDIFGAEIAQWQIVENKMRNLCRNFGIDEIRTPVFEHTELFLRSVGDTTDIVQKEMYTFFDKGDRSITLRPESTAGAARAYIEHGMFNNAQPTKLYYIAPTFRYENTQAGRQRQFHQFGVEMYGSYSPALDAEAISVAYELIKDMGINSVELRINSLGCPECRGRYNKMLRDFIGDNLDNLCHECKSRYEKNPLRVLDCKEEKCKKIIAGAPSVIDCLDEECTEHFETLKEILAGMGISFTVDPMIVRGLDYYTRTVFEFVTNTIGAQGTVCGGGRYDNLVEECGGPKTGAVGFGLGIERLLMTLEAQNGKSEYKPFRHLYIGSIGKKGFIKSQAITFELRKMGIIAECDTVGRSVKAQMKYANKIGAMYSLILGDDEVDLGKASVKNMETGETTEINISEIGAKMKELLNL; from the coding sequence ATGCTTACACAAGCGCCTAAGGGAACAAAGGATATTTTCGGCGCTGAAATAGCTCAGTGGCAAATTGTTGAAAACAAGATGAGAAACCTATGCAGGAATTTCGGAATTGATGAAATAAGGACGCCTGTTTTTGAACATACGGAGCTGTTTTTGAGAAGCGTCGGCGATACAACCGACATAGTTCAAAAAGAAATGTACACTTTTTTTGATAAGGGCGATAGAAGCATTACCCTTCGCCCGGAAAGTACGGCAGGAGCGGCAAGGGCCTATATAGAGCACGGCATGTTTAATAATGCGCAGCCGACAAAGCTTTATTATATTGCTCCGACATTCAGGTATGAAAATACCCAAGCGGGAAGACAAAGGCAGTTTCACCAGTTCGGCGTGGAAATGTACGGAAGTTACAGCCCGGCGCTGGACGCCGAGGCAATTTCAGTGGCTTATGAACTCATTAAAGATATGGGCATAAACAGCGTGGAACTAAGGATTAACAGTTTGGGGTGTCCTGAATGCAGAGGAAGATATAATAAAATGCTTAGGGATTTTATCGGTGATAACCTTGATAACCTTTGTCACGAATGTAAATCTAGGTATGAGAAGAACCCTTTAAGGGTTCTTGACTGCAAAGAAGAAAAATGTAAAAAGATTATTGCGGGAGCGCCAAGCGTCATCGACTGCCTGGATGAAGAATGTACGGAGCATTTTGAAACTTTGAAAGAAATATTGGCCGGCATGGGCATTAGTTTTACGGTCGATCCTATGATTGTAAGAGGACTTGACTATTACACCAGAACGGTTTTTGAATTTGTGACAAACACAATCGGAGCGCAGGGAACTGTCTGCGGCGGAGGAAGGTACGATAATCTTGTCGAAGAATGCGGAGGGCCGAAAACAGGAGCGGTAGGTTTTGGGCTTGGGATTGAAAGGCTTTTAATGACTCTTGAAGCGCAGAACGGAAAATCGGAATACAAGCCTTTCAGGCATTTGTATATTGGTTCAATAGGCAAAAAGGGATTTATCAAGTCTCAGGCGATAACATTTGAACTTAGGAAAATGGGCATTATAGCCGAGTGTGATACAGTCGGAAGGAGCGTTAAAGCCCAGATGAAATATGCAAATAAAATAGGCGCCATGTATTCTCTGATACTTGGCGATGATGAAGTTGATTTGGGAAAAGCGTCCGTTAAAAATATGGAAACAGGAGAAACAACCGAAATAAACATTTCGGAAATAGGCGCAAAGATGAAAGAACTGTTAAATTTATAA
- a CDS encoding MBL fold metallo-hydrolase: MKLFKHVVRSMDQNVYFYYDEKTMDGVIIDPGNDAKKIMSLVEETGINVKAVLLTHGHGDHIGAIPEIKEKYNWPVAAHSWEIPVLEDEEANLSGTICGKVEFSPDIVFEDGDVFQFGSLKLKVIHTPGHTIGGVCYYSEEDSIVFSGDTLFYASIGRTDFPNPPVKDGKGYPSSENFERLISSVKNRLYKLPDETVVYPGHGSETRIGFEKKFNPFVKG, translated from the coding sequence ATGAAATTGTTTAAACATGTTGTCCGTTCAATGGATCAGAACGTATATTTTTATTATGATGAAAAGACAATGGACGGCGTCATAATTGATCCGGGAAACGATGCAAAGAAAATAATGTCTCTTGTCGAGGAAACCGGAATAAATGTTAAAGCTGTACTTTTAACTCACGGCCACGGCGACCATATAGGCGCCATACCGGAGATAAAAGAAAAATATAACTGGCCTGTTGCGGCTCACAGCTGGGAGATCCCCGTTCTGGAAGACGAGGAAGCAAATCTGAGCGGGACTATATGCGGAAAAGTTGAGTTTTCTCCTGACATAGTGTTTGAGGATGGGGACGTATTTCAATTCGGAAGCCTGAAACTTAAGGTAATCCATACTCCGGGACATACCATAGGGGGAGTTTGCTACTATAGCGAGGAGGATAGTATCGTTTTTTCAGGAGATACGCTTTTTTATGCCTCAATTGGCAGGACGGATTTTCCAAATCCGCCTGTTAAAGACGGAAAAGGCTATCCTTCAAGCGAAAATTTTGAACGGCTTATTTCAAGCGTTAAGAATAGACTTTATAAACTTCCCGATGAAACGGTTGTATACCCTGGACACGGCAGCGAAACCCGTATTGGCTTTGAAAAAAAGTTTAACCCTTTTGTGAAAGGCTGA
- the hemZ gene encoding coproporphyrinogen dehydrogenase HemZ translates to MIKYVLKGHGLGHEVQTIAQVFYPNLHYYETDCIETSGICALSGFDSSFAWAEIFKDGVSLIKKIFAHGGENISEREKKRVIKLALYECFREITGYTPKWGMITGIRPAKTVNELISSGADEADAYSFLTEKYFVSAEKASLTMEVARAEREILEKNHEYDYSLYIGIPFCPTRCLYCSFTSYPIDKYKNIVDLYIDKLIEELKFISLKAEGKRLMSIYIGGGTPTSLNETQLERLLEAINMNFDAEGALEFTVEAGRPDTITSEKLKVMKKHNVGRVSVNPQTMNQKTLDLIGRRHTVEDIVSVFNMARNEGFKNINMDLILGLPGESVSDVENTMDRIARLEPESITVHTLAVKRASRLKENFNDYSLAGISEIENMLKTAGRYAGLIGMKPYYMYRQKNMVGNFENIGYCKKGAESFYNVEIMEEKQTVAAAGAGSTTKVYSGADNRISRIFNVKSVEEYLSRFDEMIERKNRGMFFE, encoded by the coding sequence ATGATAAAGTATGTTTTGAAAGGGCATGGACTTGGCCATGAAGTTCAAACTATAGCGCAGGTTTTTTATCCTAACCTGCACTATTATGAAACGGATTGTATTGAAACGTCGGGCATATGTGCTTTAAGCGGATTTGACAGTAGTTTTGCGTGGGCGGAAATTTTTAAAGACGGTGTTTCGCTGATAAAAAAAATATTTGCCCACGGCGGGGAAAATATATCTGAAAGGGAAAAAAAGCGCGTTATTAAGCTGGCTTTATATGAGTGTTTCAGAGAAATTACGGGATATACCCCTAAATGGGGAATGATAACGGGAATAAGGCCCGCTAAGACGGTCAACGAACTTATAAGTTCCGGAGCAGATGAAGCCGACGCGTATTCTTTTTTAACGGAAAAATATTTTGTATCGGCTGAAAAGGCGAGTTTGACAATGGAGGTTGCAAGGGCTGAAAGGGAAATTCTCGAAAAAAACCACGAATATGATTACAGCCTTTATATAGGAATACCTTTCTGCCCGACAAGGTGCCTGTATTGTTCTTTTACGTCATATCCGATAGATAAATATAAAAATATTGTTGATTTATATATAGACAAGCTTATAGAAGAACTTAAATTTATATCGTTAAAAGCAGAAGGAAAGCGCCTAATGTCAATTTACATAGGAGGCGGAACGCCTACGTCGTTAAACGAAACGCAGTTGGAAAGACTGCTGGAGGCCATAAACATGAATTTTGACGCCGAAGGCGCGCTTGAATTTACGGTTGAAGCCGGGCGGCCCGACACGATTACTTCGGAAAAGCTTAAAGTAATGAAAAAGCATAATGTGGGAAGGGTGTCGGTTAATCCTCAGACAATGAATCAGAAAACTCTTGATTTAATAGGCCGAAGGCATACGGTTGAGGATATTGTGTCTGTATTTAATATGGCAAGGAACGAGGGCTTTAAAAATATAAATATGGATTTAATACTGGGGCTTCCTGGTGAAAGCGTTTCTGATGTTGAAAATACTATGGATCGGATAGCGCGGCTTGAACCCGAAAGTATCACTGTGCATACGCTTGCAGTGAAGAGGGCTTCCAGACTTAAAGAGAATTTTAACGATTACAGCCTTGCGGGAATTTCCGAAATCGAAAATATGCTTAAAACGGCCGGCAGATATGCAGGCCTTATTGGAATGAAACCATACTATATGTACAGGCAGAAAAATATGGTTGGAAATTTTGAGAATATAGGATACTGCAAAAAAGGAGCCGAAAGCTTTTACAACGTGGAAATAATGGAGGAAAAACAGACTGTCGCCGCCGCAGGGGCGGGAAGCACAACGAAAGTATACAGCGGCGCCGACAACAGAATTTCAAGGATTTTCAATGTTAAAAGCGTTGAGGAATATCTTTCAAGATTTGACGAAATGATTGAAAGGAAAAACAGAGGCATGTTTTTTGAATAA
- a CDS encoding tyrosine-type recombinase/integrase produces the protein MAELTYNEEQRQKNTIHLREIISQLPGFADVFFRSIAQNTSVKTRIAYAYDLKIFFAYLTEYHPRFKGKNISDIDISDMKSVQSEDIDRFMEYVTYYEKPNPQNPEEVVAHTNDEKGKLRKLSAIRRMYKYLYSKKLVDANPAGIVEGPKIHEKPIVRMDVNEMCNFLDEVENGSNLSKGQKKYHSHTQKRDLAIVTLMLGTGMRVSECVGINKNDINFDSNAVKVTRKGGNEVILYFGEEVREALIDYIEERKNNPADTEDALFISMQGKRINVRTVQNLVKKYAKASVQIKNISPHKLRSTYGTNLYNETGDIYLVADVLGHADVNTTKKHYAQMEESRRRSAPKFVKLRRE, from the coding sequence ATGGCTGAATTAACATATAACGAAGAACAACGACAAAAAAATACAATACATCTGCGCGAAATCATCTCCCAACTGCCCGGATTTGCCGACGTCTTTTTCAGGAGTATTGCCCAAAATACATCCGTTAAAACAAGGATAGCATACGCATATGATCTTAAAATATTTTTTGCTTACCTTACAGAATACCATCCTCGCTTTAAAGGCAAAAATATTTCAGATATAGATATTTCAGACATGAAATCCGTACAGTCCGAAGACATAGACAGATTTATGGAGTACGTTACATATTATGAGAAACCAAACCCGCAAAATCCCGAAGAAGTCGTCGCGCATACAAACGACGAAAAAGGAAAGCTGAGGAAATTGTCGGCAATAAGACGTATGTATAAATATCTTTATTCAAAAAAACTTGTTGACGCAAACCCGGCCGGTATCGTCGAAGGCCCTAAAATACACGAAAAACCAATAGTCCGTATGGATGTAAACGAAATGTGCAATTTTCTTGATGAAGTTGAAAACGGCAGCAATCTTTCAAAAGGCCAAAAGAAATATCATTCCCACACACAGAAAAGGGATCTTGCAATCGTCACTCTTATGCTTGGCACCGGCATGCGCGTTTCGGAATGTGTCGGCATAAACAAAAACGATATAAATTTTGACAGCAACGCCGTTAAAGTTACGCGCAAAGGCGGGAACGAAGTTATACTTTATTTCGGCGAGGAAGTACGCGAAGCCCTGATCGACTATATAGAAGAAAGGAAAAATAATCCGGCGGATACGGAGGACGCGCTTTTTATATCCATGCAGGGAAAACGCATAAATGTACGCACGGTGCAGAACCTTGTAAAAAAATACGCAAAAGCTTCTGTACAGATTAAAAACATATCTCCGCACAAACTAAGAAGCACCTACGGTACGAACCTATATAACGAAACAGGCGATATATATCTTGTCGCCGACGTTTTGGGCCATGCCGACGTTAACACAACAAAAAAGCATTATGCGCAAATGGAAGAAAGCAGGCGAAGGAGCGCGCCTAAATTCGTAAAGCTGAGAAGGGAATAA
- a CDS encoding CoA pyrophosphatase, which yields MENKKNNIDNIEYMLSAHTSAAEGSGIPSAVLIPITEYNGSLHLILTQRSLKMKRQPGDFCFPGGHGELNETPAETAVRETCEEIGVCGENIKILGETDFIVTSYGAYIRPFVGYIDGIKPDEFKINPDEVEKIILIPLSFFINTTPRLSVVELEPKFPPDFPFHLIHGGKDYKWGKALMKEWFYDYEGNIIWGLTARIINNFKSIISI from the coding sequence ATGGAAAATAAAAAAAACAATATCGACAATATAGAATATATGCTGAGCGCCCATACTTCCGCCGCCGAGGGCAGCGGCATACCGTCCGCCGTTTTGATACCGATAACGGAATACAACGGCAGCCTTCATCTTATTTTAACGCAACGTTCCCTTAAAATGAAACGCCAGCCCGGCGATTTTTGTTTTCCTGGCGGCCATGGCGAGCTCAACGAAACGCCTGCCGAAACCGCCGTTCGCGAAACATGTGAAGAAATCGGCGTATGCGGCGAAAACATAAAAATACTAGGCGAAACCGATTTTATTGTCACAAGCTACGGCGCATACATAAGGCCGTTTGTCGGTTATATTGACGGCATAAAACCCGATGAATTCAAAATAAATCCTGATGAAGTGGAAAAAATTATCCTAATTCCTTTAAGCTTCTTTATAAACACGACGCCGCGGCTTTCCGTTGTCGAATTAGAGCCGAAATTTCCGCCCGACTTCCCGTTTCACCTTATACACGGCGGAAAAGATTATAAATGGGGCAAAGCCCTTATGAAAGAATGGTTTTATGATTATGAAGGCAATATTATTTGGGGGCTTACGGCTAGGATTATAAATAACTTCAAATCCATAATAAGCATTTAG
- a CDS encoding bifunctional (p)ppGpp synthetase/guanosine-3',5'-bis(diphosphate) 3'-pyrophosphohydrolase, protein MSVENDLYLELKNRITQYHPTKDFSMLDNAFRLAISAHSKQLRKSGEPYIIHPLKVGYILADLELDMESIVAGLLHDTIEDTPYTYFDIERLFGEEVAILVDGVTKLGRLSYSVSISKEEIQAENYRKMFMAMAKDIRVILIKLADRLHNMRTLNYMSAEKQTEKAQETLDIYAPLANRLGISKIKVEMEDLCFKYLYPEDYESLSEKIALKRDEQETYVNTIVADLSAKMKEMGINGKVYGRNKHLFSIYKKMKNQNKTFDQIYDLFAVRAIVETVRDCYAVLGIVHDMYKPMPGRFKDYIAMPKPNMYQSLHNTLIGPEGEPFEVQIRTFEMHRTSEYGIAAHWKYKEGKTTPQGGVQDKSEEKLAWLRQILEWQKDMSDNKEFMDTIKSDLNIYDEQVYAFTPHGDVISLPQGATPIDFAYMIHSAVGNKMVGARVNGKIVTFDYKIKNGDRIEVITSQNSKGPSRGWLNIVKSSQAKTKINQWFKKEYKEENIIKGKELLAADAKRKGYSLNDLLKPEWVEIVCKKFAFKSWDALCSGVGYGGLKEGQVINRFIEEVQKEAKKAQTAEDIIRKMADSAAKKEASRKKRGSGVVVKGVGDVSVRFSHCCNPVPGDEIVGFVTRGRGVSIHRTDCINIINLDEIERHRLIDAEWDVALTANSDVSFTAEVKLICTDRNGLIMDVSRVLSEENLLVKSFNGRSLKDGTAVFNVVMQIGGKEQLDIICRKFLSVKGVDEIERVTG, encoded by the coding sequence ATGTCGGTTGAAAATGATTTATATCTTGAATTGAAAAACAGAATAACACAGTACCATCCAACAAAAGACTTTTCAATGCTTGATAACGCATTCAGGCTTGCTATAAGCGCTCACAGCAAACAGCTTAGAAAATCAGGAGAACCGTATATAATCCATCCGCTTAAAGTGGGATATATACTTGCAGATCTTGAGCTTGACATGGAAAGTATTGTAGCCGGGCTCCTGCATGATACCATAGAGGATACGCCGTATACTTATTTTGATATTGAAAGGCTTTTCGGAGAAGAGGTTGCAATACTTGTAGACGGCGTAACAAAGCTTGGACGGTTGTCTTATTCCGTTTCAATTTCCAAAGAAGAAATACAGGCTGAAAATTACAGGAAAATGTTCATGGCAATGGCTAAGGATATCCGTGTAATACTTATAAAGCTTGCGGACAGGCTGCACAACATGCGCACGCTTAATTACATGAGTGCGGAAAAGCAGACGGAAAAAGCGCAGGAAACTCTTGATATATACGCCCCGCTTGCCAACAGGCTCGGCATTTCGAAGATTAAAGTTGAAATGGAGGATCTGTGCTTTAAATACCTTTATCCGGAAGATTATGAAAGCCTAAGCGAAAAAATAGCTCTTAAACGCGACGAGCAGGAAACATATGTTAATACCATTGTTGCGGATCTCTCGGCCAAAATGAAAGAGATGGGAATTAACGGCAAGGTTTACGGGCGCAATAAGCATCTTTTCAGCATTTATAAAAAGATGAAAAACCAAAACAAGACTTTTGATCAGATCTACGACCTTTTTGCGGTTCGTGCAATAGTCGAAACCGTAAGGGACTGTTATGCCGTTTTAGGTATTGTGCACGATATGTATAAACCTATGCCGGGAAGGTTTAAAGATTATATTGCAATGCCTAAGCCTAATATGTATCAGTCGCTTCACAATACTCTTATAGGGCCGGAAGGCGAGCCTTTTGAAGTGCAGATCAGGACGTTTGAAATGCACAGGACAAGCGAATATGGTATAGCCGCACACTGGAAATATAAGGAAGGAAAAACTACTCCCCAAGGCGGGGTTCAGGATAAATCCGAGGAAAAGCTTGCATGGTTGAGGCAGATACTTGAATGGCAAAAAGACATGAGCGATAATAAAGAGTTCATGGACACTATAAAATCAGACTTAAATATATATGACGAACAGGTTTATGCATTTACTCCGCACGGGGATGTTATAAGCCTTCCTCAAGGAGCGACGCCAATAGATTTTGCATATATGATTCACAGCGCCGTCGGCAATAAAATGGTTGGGGCTAGGGTTAACGGTAAAATAGTCACATTTGATTATAAAATTAAAAACGGCGACAGGATTGAAGTTATAACCAGCCAAAATTCCAAAGGTCCAAGCCGGGGCTGGCTTAATATTGTTAAAAGCTCTCAGGCAAAAACAAAGATAAATCAATGGTTTAAGAAAGAATATAAAGAAGAAAATATTATTAAAGGCAAGGAGCTTCTTGCAGCCGACGCCAAAAGAAAGGGATACTCCCTTAACGATCTGCTTAAACCCGAATGGGTGGAAATCGTATGCAAAAAATTTGCGTTTAAATCATGGGACGCTCTTTGCAGCGGAGTCGGATACGGTGGCCTGAAAGAAGGCCAGGTTATAAACAGGTTTATTGAAGAAGTCCAGAAAGAGGCGAAAAAGGCTCAGACGGCCGAGGATATTATCAGGAAAATGGCCGATTCGGCGGCTAAAAAGGAAGCCAGCAGGAAGAAACGCGGAAGCGGCGTTGTGGTTAAAGGGGTCGGAGATGTAAGCGTCAGGTTTTCACACTGCTGCAACCCTGTTCCGGGTGATGAAATAGTCGGCTTTGTTACAAGGGGACGCGGCGTTTCGATACACAGGACGGACTGTATTAATATTATAAATCTTGACGAAATTGAACGTCACCGCCTTATAGACGCCGAATGGGACGTAGCGTTGACGGCCAACAGCGACGTATCGTTTACGGCAGAGGTAAAACTTATATGCACAGACAGAAACGGGCTTATAATGGACGTTTCAAGGGTACTGTCGGAGGAAAACCTGCTAGTTAAATCATTTAACGGCAGAAGCCTTAAAGACGGCACGGCGGTATTCAACGTTGTTATGCAGATTGGCGGCAAAGAACAGCTTGACATAATATGCAGGAAGTTTTTGTCTGTCAAAGGGGTTGACGAGATTGAGAGGGTTACAGGTTAA
- the dtd gene encoding D-aminoacyl-tRNA deacylase produces MRAVIQRCGYASVKVEGKNVGEIGRGIMALFGFLPSDDEKTMDYMLDKIINLRIFEDENGKMNLSLLDIKGELLIVPNFTLYGDARKGRRPGYSAAASPSEAEGKYARLVEKAKELTVKVESGIFQADMKVELMNDGPVTILLDSERIF; encoded by the coding sequence ATGCGTGCTGTTATACAAAGGTGCGGGTATGCAAGCGTTAAAGTCGAAGGAAAAAATGTCGGGGAAATAGGCAGGGGGATTATGGCGCTTTTCGGCTTCCTGCCTTCCGATGACGAAAAAACGATGGACTATATGCTTGACAAGATTATAAATTTAAGAATTTTTGAAGATGAAAACGGCAAAATGAATTTATCGCTTTTAGATATAAAGGGCGAGCTTCTTATTGTGCCTAATTTTACTCTTTACGGCGATGCGAGAAAGGGCAGGAGGCCGGGATATTCCGCGGCCGCATCCCCGTCCGAAGCAGAAGGGAAATACGCGCGTCTTGTAGAAAAGGCAAAAGAGCTTACGGTGAAGGTTGAAAGCGGAATTTTTCAGGCCGATATGAAGGTGGAGCTTATGAACGACGGCCCTGTTACAATACTTTTGGACAGCGAGCGAATTTTTTAG
- a CDS encoding tRNA 2-thiocytidine biosynthesis TtcA family protein: protein MKHQKLLSYVRRAVEDYKMINEGDKIAIGISGGKDSICTLLALADLRRFYPKKFEIEAVTVSLGFKNADYSAINELCSKIGVNYTVVETDIGQIIFEERKEKNPCSLCAKMRKGALNDTAESLGCNKIALGHNKDDIVETFFMSLFFEGRINTFAPVSYLDRKKLYSIRPLMYVPENEARSYIKKNSIEIVKSPCPADGATKRQEIKELISSLKKTYDNLDGKVFSAIQNSYIKGWSKEEYK from the coding sequence ATGAAACACCAAAAATTATTAAGTTATGTACGCCGCGCCGTTGAAGACTATAAAATGATAAATGAAGGCGATAAAATAGCTATAGGCATTTCAGGAGGCAAAGACAGTATATGCACACTGCTTGCCCTTGCGGATCTCAGGCGCTTCTATCCCAAAAAATTTGAAATAGAAGCCGTAACAGTTTCCCTCGGCTTCAAAAATGCCGACTACAGCGCAATAAATGAACTTTGCAGTAAAATCGGCGTAAATTATACAGTAGTGGAAACCGATATAGGCCAGATAATATTCGAGGAACGAAAAGAAAAAAATCCCTGCTCTTTATGTGCTAAAATGCGTAAAGGCGCGTTAAACGACACGGCCGAAAGTTTGGGCTGCAATAAAATTGCCCTCGGACATAATAAAGACGATATCGTCGAAACCTTTTTTATGTCCCTTTTCTTTGAAGGCAGAATAAATACATTTGCTCCCGTAAGCTACCTTGACAGGAAAAAGCTGTATTCCATACGTCCGTTGATGTACGTCCCCGAAAACGAAGCCAGAAGCTATATTAAAAAAAATTCCATAGAAATAGTCAAAAGCCCGTGCCCGGCAGACGGCGCTACAAAGCGGCAGGAAATTAAGGAACTTATTTCCTCCCTCAAAAAAACTTATGACAATCTTGACGGCAAAGTTTTCAGCGCAATACAAAATTCATACATCAAAGGCTGGAGCAAAGAAGAATATAAATAA